The DNA segment GGCACCGAGGCCAAGATCCGCCGCCAGACGGCGCGGCGCCGCGCGACCCGCCCGTCGGCTCCGCGGCCCTGACGCCTGCCTGCGGGGCGGCGCGAATCCAGTGCGCCGCCCGTACCCCGGTCAATCCCTGGCGGCCGGGATCCTCCGGTTCGCCGCGGCCGGGCCGAAACAGGTGGTCAGGGCCGCGTGGAGGGATTCGGCGGTGGCGGCGTCCCCGCCCGGCGAGGCGGACCAGGCGACGAAGCAGTCCGGGCGGATCAGCAACGCGGTGGCGGCGGTTCCCCGCAGGCGGCCGGTGATGACCTCGACGCGGTCTCTCCAGAGGGTGGCCGTCTCGGCGTAGGCGCCGGTGCCGTCGAGCAGCAGCGGGCGGGCGGTGCGGGTCAGCTCGGCCAGCCGGATGCCGTTCATCGTCACGTCGGGGGCGGTGCTCCCGGCCAGGGGGTCGGCCGGGTCGGCGGGGTAGCGGACGTCGGCGCCGGACATCAGCGCCGCGATGTGGCCGGTCACCTCCGGTTTGCGGAGCAGCTCGGCGAACAGGTCGCGCAGGCCGGTGACGTCGTCGCCGGGCGCGATCAGGGCCTGCTGCGCGCGGGTGGACACCACGACGCGTTCGGCGACCGGGCGGCGCTCGGATTCGTAGGTGTCGAGCAGCCCGTCCGGCGCCCACCCGTGGATGGTGGCGGCCAGCTTCCAGCCGAGGTTGGCGGCGTCCTGCAGGCCCAGGTTGAGGCCCGGCCCGCCCATCGCCGGGTGCACGTGCGCGGCGTCGCCGACGAGCAGCACCCGCCGGTCCCGGTAGCGGGCGGCGATGCGGGTGTTGCCGCTGGTCAACCGGCGCAGCAGGCCGGGTTCGGCCGGTGGCTGCAGGTCGACGGCGGCGCCGAGCACCCGGGCGGCGCTGGCGCGCATCTCCTCCAGGCTCATGGGGGTGTCGTCGCCGGTCGTGGTCGCGGGCCATTCGGTGGTGGTGAGCATCGCCGGGCGGCCGGGGAACGGGGCCCAGGCGATCAGGCCGTGCGCGGTGCGGGTGTGCTGGAACGGCGCGACGGTCCCGTAGCCGGGCACGATCAGGCCGCCGGTGCCCGGGTCGATCGACGCTGCCGGTACGGACACGGTGGCGGTGCGCGAGACCGATCGGTCCGTGGTGACGCCGGGGAAGGCGATGCCGGCGAGGCGGCGTACCGCGCTGTGCCCGCCGTCGGCGCCGACCAGGAACCGGGCGGTGAGCCGGTCGCCGCCGGCGAGGTCCACCTCGACCGAGCCGGGAAGCTGGTGGATGCCGGTGACCTCGTGGCCGCGGCGCACGTCGACGCCGAGTTCGGCGGCCCGCTCGGCGAGGACGGCTTCGAGCCGGGCCTGCGGCACAACGAGCACGTAGTGCGGGTTGTCGGCGAGCATCGCCAGGTCGAGCGGGAACGCGCCGAACGTGAACGCCGGCTGCGGGCGCGGTGGCGTGGGGTCGCCGGTGAGTCGTTCGTGCAGGCCGCGGCGGTCGAGCAGGCGCACGACCTGGCCGACGAGGCCGTTGGCGCGCGGTTCGCCGGTGGGGGCGCGATGGCGTTCGAGGACGACGGGGCGGACGCCGGCCAGGGCGAGTTCGCAGGCGAGCATGAGGCCGTTGGGTCCGGCGCCGGCGACGATGACGTCGATCATTCTGGTGGGTCCCTTCCGAGGGCTGCGGAGGTGCGTGTTTGCGGGCGTGCGGGATCGCCGCGGCGGTCCGGGCGCAGGGCGGGACCGCCGCGGTGGTGGTGACGCGGCTGGGATGCGGAGGTGGGTGAGGTGCGGCCGGTGTCCGGGCGGGCGGTGCCGGTGCGGGGCTGTCCCTCGTACCGGGAGAAGGGGTCTAGCGGCGTGGTGCGGGCAGGCCGGCGGCGATCTGGGTGAAGGCGTCGGTGATGAGCTGGTCGATCGGGGCCGGTGGGTCGGCGCTGTCGAGGTAGTGCTGCATGGCGACGGCCACGGCGGCGCTGGCGGCGGCGGCGACGAGACGCGGGTACATGTCGGTGGTGAGGTCGGTGCCGGTGCGCTCGGCGATCGCGGCGGCCAGCTCGGCCTCGGCTGTCGCGACGGCGCGCAGCCGCTCACCCTGCAGGGCGGGCTCGGCGAGCATGGTGCGCACGCCGGCGGCCCATTGGGCGTGCGCGGGTGACGGCATCGCCTGAACCTCGGGGCCGGCGGTGAACTGCTCGAGCGCTGCCGCGGTCAGGGCGGTCCAGAGCGGCTCGCCGGCGGGTCGTTCGCGCAGGGCGGCGGCGGTGCGCAGGCTGCGGTCGAGGTGCCGCGACGCGATCGCCTCGGCCTTGCTGGAGAAGTAGTTGTTGAACGTGCGCGGCGAGACCCCGGCGGCCTCGGCGATGTCCTCGACGCGGACGTTGTCGTAGCCGCGCTCGGCGGTGAGGTGGATCGCGGCCCAGCCGAGCGCCGCCCGTGTCTCGGCCTTCTTGCGCTCCCGCAGTCCCGTCATGTCATCACCATACCGCTTTTTGCGTGTCCCGCAAAGATGCGTGGCACGCAAGTTTGGCGGATGTAGTAGAACGACGGAGTGACGATGCTGGACCGGCCCGCCTTCTGGGCGGTGCACCTGGGACTCGCGCTCGGCGACGGCCTGGACGCCGCACTGGCCGCGCTCTTCGGCGTTCCGCTCGGCCTGCTCCGCGGCACCTATCTGCGGCTGACCGACGACGACGGGCAGCCGGAGTTCACCGTGGCAGCCGCCCTGGCGATCCGGTATCGCCGGCAGGACGTCCGCTATCTGCTGCTGCCGCCGGACGATGAGCCGATCGTTCTCGGCGTAGCCGAAGGGGTACCCGACGGGCCCGGCCTGTCGTGGGCGGAACTCACGGGCGTGGCCTTTCGGCAGGCCGGGCCGGTGTCGCGGGCCCGGGCGTTGCTGCTGCTGGCGCCGATGCTGGGGGATGCCGGGGTGCCGCGAGGACCACTGGCGCAGGCGCTGCGCACGGTGGGTGTCACCGGTGACGCCGACACTGTCGCGGCCCGGATCGCCGCCGCACAGCCGACGACGTGGCGCACCGTGGACGGCGTCCGGTCGTGTGATCACCCGGGCAGCACCCGCAACCCGGACAGCGCCCGCGCCCTGCCGGCCCAGCAGCGCGCGAGCGTCTCCGCGCT comes from the Actinoplanes sp. OR16 genome and includes:
- a CDS encoding TetR/AcrR family transcriptional regulator yields the protein MTGLRERKKAETRAALGWAAIHLTAERGYDNVRVEDIAEAAGVSPRTFNNYFSSKAEAIASRHLDRSLRTAAALRERPAGEPLWTALTAAALEQFTAGPEVQAMPSPAHAQWAAGVRTMLAEPALQGERLRAVATAEAELAAAIAERTGTDLTTDMYPRLVAAAASAAVAVAMQHYLDSADPPAPIDQLITDAFTQIAAGLPAPRR
- a CDS encoding FAD-dependent monooxygenase produces the protein MIDVIVAGAGPNGLMLACELALAGVRPVVLERHRAPTGEPRANGLVGQVVRLLDRRGLHERLTGDPTPPRPQPAFTFGAFPLDLAMLADNPHYVLVVPQARLEAVLAERAAELGVDVRRGHEVTGIHQLPGSVEVDLAGGDRLTARFLVGADGGHSAVRRLAGIAFPGVTTDRSVSRTATVSVPAASIDPGTGGLIVPGYGTVAPFQHTRTAHGLIAWAPFPGRPAMLTTTEWPATTTGDDTPMSLEEMRASAARVLGAAVDLQPPAEPGLLRRLTSGNTRIAARYRDRRVLLVGDAAHVHPAMGGPGLNLGLQDAANLGWKLAATIHGWAPDGLLDTYESERRPVAERVVVSTRAQQALIAPGDDVTGLRDLFAELLRKPEVTGHIAALMSGADVRYPADPADPLAGSTAPDVTMNGIRLAELTRTARPLLLDGTGAYAETATLWRDRVEVITGRLRGTAATALLIRPDCFVAWSASPGGDAATAESLHAALTTCFGPAAANRRIPAARD